A single Candidatus Rokuibacteriota bacterium DNA region contains:
- the queF gene encoding NADPH-dependent 7-cyano-7-deazaguanine reductase QueF, translated as MPSQPSKALEVVPNPHAERDYEVAVDIPEFTCLCPRTGQPDFATIRIRYIPDRHLVELKSLKLYIWSYRNEGAFHEDVTNRILDDFVAVAAPRWIEVVGDFSVRGGIKTVVRATHGTRREL; from the coding sequence ATGCCGAGCCAGCCGTCGAAAGCGCTGGAGGTGGTGCCGAACCCCCATGCGGAGCGCGACTATGAGGTGGCCGTCGACATCCCCGAGTTCACCTGTCTCTGCCCGAGGACGGGCCAGCCGGACTTCGCGACCATCCGGATCCGCTACATCCCCGACCGGCACCTCGTGGAGCTCAAGTCCCTCAAGCTGTACATCTGGTCGTACCGGAACGAGGGGGCCTTCCACGAGGACGTGACCAACCGGATCCTCGACGACTTCGTGGCCGTCGCCGCCCCGCGCTGGATCGAGGTGGTCGGGGACTTCAGCGTGCGCGGCGGGATCAAGACCGTGGTGCGCGCCACCCACGGTACGCGGCGGGAGCTCTAG